Proteins encoded together in one Anaerotignum propionicum DSM 1682 window:
- a CDS encoding helix-turn-helix transcriptional regulator yields MKNRLEELRKQKGIKQEDLASVLEVSRQTIGSLENGRYNPSILLAFKISQFFGLPIEEIFIYEEETK; encoded by the coding sequence ATGAAAAATAGATTGGAAGAATTACGAAAACAGAAAGGTATTAAACAAGAAGATTTAGCGTCAGTACTGGAAGTATCAAGACAAACAATAGGTTCGTTGGAAAACGGCAGATATAACCCATCAATATTATTAGCTTTCAAAATTTCTCAGTTTTTTGGCCTGCCTATTGAAGAAATTTTTATATATGAGGAGGAAACGAAATGA
- a CDS encoding uracil-DNA glycosylase — protein MNQQKDFQEKLQKNFQCSAFGEKKLVFGEGAQMPILMMIGEAPGGDEEKQGKPFVGKAGKNLSAFLEVIGLKRDEIYISNVVKLRPTKSSPKTGKEVNRPPSKDEIAFFLPYLMDEIQLIAPKMIVTLGNVPLKAVSGDNSMNIGDVHGKPYTLTDGRILFPLYHPAAIIYNRALTQVYQEDLVTLKDFLVTL, from the coding sequence ATGAATCAGCAAAAAGATTTTCAAGAAAAATTGCAAAAGAATTTTCAGTGTTCTGCCTTTGGTGAAAAAAAGCTGGTTTTTGGAGAAGGGGCTCAGATGCCTATTTTGATGATGATTGGAGAAGCACCGGGAGGGGACGAGGAAAAACAGGGCAAGCCCTTTGTGGGTAAAGCGGGAAAAAATCTATCTGCTTTCTTAGAAGTAATTGGATTAAAGCGGGATGAAATTTATATTTCCAACGTGGTGAAATTGCGTCCCACAAAAAGTAGCCCGAAAACGGGAAAAGAGGTTAACCGTCCACCTTCCAAGGATGAAATTGCATTTTTTCTGCCTTACTTGATGGATGAAATCCAGTTGATTGCTCCAAAAATGATTGTTACATTGGGCAATGTGCCTCTAAAGGCGGTTTCTGGGGATAACAGTATGAATATCGGGGATGTTCATGGCAAGCCCTACACCCTTACAGATGGTAGGATTTTATTTCCTTTATATCATCCTGCGGCAATCATTTATAATAGGGCTTTAACCCAGGTTTATCAGGAGGATTTGGTAACATTAAAGGATTTTTTGGTAACATTATAG
- the proC gene encoding pyrroline-5-carboxylate reductase: MKFGFIGAGNMVGAIVKGMTLGEGVFEGKNIYLSSKSVASAQTLAMECGANACQSSKEVIANSDVVILGVKPNVLSVLLPELKADFQEKKPLIVSIAAGKTLEYLADFFPEETPIVRVMPNINAKIGASTTGLCVNSFVSSPQKQLVKEIFETIGTVAEIEESQFSIFSVIGGASVAFAYLYMDALAHAALKAGMPKKQALQLTAETVLGSAKMVLESGEAPWPLIDQVCSPGGTTIEGVSALQGGGFESVLVKAFDAVLAKDKAIGEKK; the protein is encoded by the coding sequence ATGAAATTTGGTTTTATTGGAGCAGGAAATATGGTGGGTGCAATTGTGAAGGGCATGACTTTAGGTGAAGGGGTATTTGAGGGAAAAAATATATATCTTAGCAGCAAAAGCGTCGCCTCAGCACAAACATTGGCTATGGAATGTGGTGCAAATGCCTGTCAATCCTCAAAAGAGGTGATTGCAAACAGCGACGTAGTAATACTTGGAGTGAAGCCAAATGTATTATCGGTTCTTTTGCCAGAGCTAAAAGCGGATTTTCAGGAAAAAAAGCCCCTGATTGTTTCTATCGCCGCAGGAAAAACCTTAGAATATCTGGCGGATTTTTTTCCTGAAGAGACACCGATTGTTAGAGTAATGCCAAATATTAATGCAAAAATCGGCGCCTCAACCACAGGACTTTGTGTAAACTCATTTGTAAGCTCTCCGCAGAAGCAGCTGGTAAAAGAAATTTTTGAGACAATAGGCACAGTAGCGGAAATAGAAGAAAGTCAATTTTCTATTTTCAGTGTTATTGGCGGTGCATCGGTTGCCTTTGCATACTTATACATGGATGCTTTGGCTCATGCTGCCCTTAAGGCGGGAATGCCCAAAAAGCAAGCGTTACAGCTTACTGCCGAAACGGTTTTAGGCAGTGCAAAAATGGTACTGGAAAGTGGGGAAGCGCCATGGCCGTTGATTGATCAAGTGTGCTCTCCGGGCGGGACTACCATTGAGGGGGTTAGTGCATTGCAAGGAGGAGGCTTTGAATCTGTATTGGTAAAGGCCTTTGATGCAGTTCTGGCAAAAGATAAGGCAATTGGCGAGAAAAAATAA
- the dapD gene encoding 2,3,4,5-tetrahydropyridine-2,6-dicarboxylate N-acetyltransferase: MNYDMTNPYEIAKYIKDAKKVTPVKVYVKGDLKGVEKENVKIFGEGNFWIMIGDYALIKDVLEEKAGDIQETHVEYDRRNSAVPMLDITNLEARIEPGCFIRDRVKIGKNAVVMMGAVINIGAEIGDGTMIDMNAILGARATVGKNAHVGAGAVLAGVLEPPSATPVVVGDGALIGANAVVLEGVQVGANAVVAAGAVVTEDVPAGAVVAGSPAKVIKMKDEKTEGKTQILEDLRK, encoded by the coding sequence ATGAATTATGATATGACAAATCCTTATGAGATTGCAAAGTATATTAAGGATGCCAAGAAGGTTACACCTGTGAAGGTTTACGTAAAGGGTGATCTGAAGGGTGTAGAAAAAGAAAATGTAAAAATTTTCGGCGAAGGTAACTTCTGGATTATGATTGGTGACTATGCCTTGATTAAAGATGTTTTAGAAGAAAAGGCTGGGGATATTCAGGAAACCCATGTGGAATATGACAGAAGAAATTCTGCAGTTCCTATGCTGGATATTACTAATTTGGAAGCTCGTATTGAGCCCGGTTGTTTTATTCGTGACCGTGTAAAAATCGGCAAAAATGCAGTTGTAATGATGGGTGCTGTCATTAATATCGGAGCGGAGATTGGCGATGGTACAATGATTGATATGAACGCAATTTTAGGTGCAAGGGCTACGGTAGGAAAGAATGCCCACGTTGGTGCCGGTGCCGTATTGGCAGGAGTTTTAGAGCCACCCAGTGCAACACCTGTTGTGGTTGGAGATGGTGCGCTGATTGGTGCCAATGCTGTTGTTTTGGAGGGCGTTCAGGTTGGTGCCAATGCTGTTGTAGCGGCAGGCGCGGTGGTGACAGAGGATGTTCCTGCCGGTGCGGTGGTTGCCGGCTCCCCTGCAAAGGTAATTAAAATGAAGGATGAAAAAACAGAAGGAAAAACACAGATTTTGGAAGATTTGAGAAAGTAA
- a CDS encoding DUF2508 family protein yields the protein MNIGKQKVGSVLTEGDEILLAIQDIQTRLICARQGFEAATDEALVDSYIFEITALQKKYDYFIKTAKEMGLTGPFLKIG from the coding sequence ATGAATATAGGCAAGCAAAAGGTGGGAAGTGTGCTTACTGAAGGGGATGAAATACTACTTGCCATTCAAGACATTCAGACTAGATTGATTTGCGCAAGACAGGGATTTGAGGCTGCTACAGATGAGGCTTTGGTTGACAGTTATATTTTTGAAATTACGGCTTTGCAAAAAAAGTATGATTATTTTATAAAAACAGCAAAGGAAATGGGGTTGACGGGGCCTTTTCTAAAAATAGGCTGA
- a CDS encoding SDR family oxidoreductase, with the protein MEFEGKVAVITGGVHGIGKAIAQAFIREGATVCIIDREENPYFIGDIGDRETLEAFVKKVIDQHGKVDYLINNAMISMGGINACGYGAFDYALRIGVVAPYYLTKLFLSYFTPEAAIVNISSTRDRMSQPNTESYTAAKGALSSMTHALAISLGGRVRVNSISPGWIDTAYTTYDGGDAEQHPVKRVGNPSDIAEMALFLCSKKAGFITGENICIDGGMSRQMVYHNDYGWSLDK; encoded by the coding sequence ATGGAATTTGAAGGAAAAGTTGCAGTGATTACCGGCGGCGTCCATGGCATAGGGAAAGCCATTGCTCAGGCATTTATTAGAGAGGGAGCTACTGTTTGTATCATTGACAGAGAGGAAAATCCTTATTTTATAGGAGATATTGGAGATCGGGAAACGCTGGAGGCCTTTGTAAAAAAGGTGATTGACCAGCATGGAAAGGTGGATTATTTAATTAACAATGCAATGATTTCCATGGGGGGCATCAATGCCTGTGGATATGGGGCTTTTGATTATGCTTTGCGAATTGGCGTGGTTGCGCCTTACTATCTGACAAAGCTTTTTCTTTCCTATTTTACCCCGGAGGCGGCAATTGTAAATATCTCTTCCACAAGAGACCGCATGAGCCAGCCGAATACAGAAAGCTATACTGCGGCAAAAGGGGCGCTTTCATCCATGACCCATGCTCTGGCCATCAGCCTTGGCGGCAGAGTAAGGGTGAATTCTATTTCTCCCGGTTGGATTGACACAGCGTATACCACCTATGACGGTGGGGATGCGGAGCAGCACCCTGTGAAGCGGGTGGGAAACCCCTCGGATATTGCTGAAATGGCTCTGTTTTTATGCAGTAAAAAAGCAGGGTTTATTACAGGGGAAAACATTTGTATTGATGGTGGCATGTCCCGCCAAATGGTTTATCATAATGACTATGGTTGGAGCTTAGATAAGTAA
- a CDS encoding rhomboid family intramembrane serine protease, translating to MDIIVDNLIKFIEKFNEQLLSQSFFEGRTANGEKVPGIFLRIENPVLYIIGVFEKDNQEEFPEILTTYTKEMSQDLEEMRCTHIISLGIYLSEEEGGFPAPVYFDERIHAVNWRYSIEKKKVFAGAGEPDRLFGIEKLLLRAAEGKVPEVPPKPEMKSGLPWACIFIFLLCVVLLIDTTLSARGGSMIRAYGISRSGIWQGEYYRFITSMFLHSGIMHLLSNSIFLYYFGFKAEYLLGSKRFLILYLVSGLCGGLFSILFHDVLAIGASGAIYGLMGAMFVLTKLYGPRYTGMNYATMLLLVVTSIGFGFLDMGIDNFAHIGGFIGGSLVFLIYRKLDRKQKEIST from the coding sequence GTGGATATTATTGTGGATAACTTAATAAAATTTATAGAAAAATTTAATGAACAATTATTGTCCCAAAGCTTTTTTGAAGGGAGAACTGCAAACGGAGAAAAGGTACCGGGAATTTTTCTACGCATAGAAAATCCTGTTCTATATATTATTGGAGTATTTGAAAAAGATAATCAGGAAGAATTTCCAGAAATTTTAACTACATACACAAAGGAAATGTCTCAAGACCTTGAAGAGATGCGCTGTACCCATATTATCAGCCTTGGTATCTATTTATCGGAGGAGGAAGGGGGATTCCCTGCTCCCGTTTATTTTGATGAACGGATTCATGCTGTGAATTGGCGTTATTCCATTGAAAAGAAAAAGGTTTTTGCCGGTGCAGGGGAACCAGACCGTCTTTTTGGCATAGAAAAGCTGTTGCTTCGTGCGGCAGAGGGAAAGGTACCTGAGGTGCCCCCAAAACCAGAGATGAAAAGTGGGTTGCCATGGGCATGTATTTTCATATTTCTGCTTTGCGTAGTGCTGTTGATTGATACCACCTTATCCGCTAGGGGTGGAAGCATGATTCGAGCCTATGGGATCAGCAGAAGCGGTATTTGGCAAGGGGAATATTACCGTTTCATAACGTCTATGTTTTTACACAGTGGCATCATGCATTTGTTGTCAAATAGTATCTTTTTATATTATTTCGGTTTTAAAGCCGAGTATCTATTAGGCAGTAAACGCTTTCTCATTTTGTATTTGGTTTCCGGTTTATGTGGGGGCCTTTTTAGCATTTTATTTCATGATGTGTTGGCAATTGGTGCATCGGGAGCAATTTATGGACTAATGGGGGCTATGTTTGTGCTGACAAAATTATACGGTCCCAGATATACGGGAATGAATTATGCCACCATGCTGTTATTGGTAGTTACTTCCATAGGCTTTGGTTTTTTGGATATGGGCATAGATAATTTTGCCCATATTGGTGGCTTTATTGGTGGAAGTCTGGTATTCTTAATCTATCGAAAGCTGGATAGAAAACAGAAGGAGATATCCACATGA
- a CDS encoding pro-sigmaK processing inhibitor BofA family protein, whose product MTEVLSVMIISCLIILILTAVAKPLRIVLRFILSAAVGGCCLWLCNRFGLPVGVNPATLFTVGLLGAPGFLGLIVLSFFL is encoded by the coding sequence ATGACAGAGGTATTATCGGTTATGATTATCAGCTGTCTGATTATTTTGATATTGACGGCAGTGGCAAAACCATTAAGAATTGTATTGCGGTTTATACTATCGGCGGCTGTCGGCGGCTGTTGTCTGTGGCTGTGTAATCGCTTCGGGCTTCCGGTGGGAGTAAATCCAGCAACGCTTTTTACGGTAGGATTATTGGGGGCACCGGGTTTTTTAGGGTTAATTGTCTTAAGTTTTTTCTTGTAA
- a CDS encoding cupin domain-containing protein: protein MSDITDCGPEPFVVNIDKVTKQNQNYRTTLWTGKHLQLTLMSIPSGGDIGLEMHPDVDQFIRVEDGVGIVQMGSSKDKLDYQRNVDSQYAIFVPAGTWHNVINIGNRPLKVYTIYAPPHHPKGTVHATKQAAQKSHD, encoded by the coding sequence ATGTCTGATATTACTGATTGTGGTCCTGAGCCCTTTGTGGTCAATATTGATAAGGTAACCAAACAGAATCAGAATTATCGTACCACACTATGGACGGGTAAACATTTACAGCTAACACTGATGAGTATTCCTTCAGGCGGTGACATTGGTTTAGAAATGCATCCCGATGTGGATCAATTTATTCGTGTTGAGGACGGAGTGGGCATTGTTCAAATGGGGAGCAGTAAGGATAAACTGGATTATCAGCGTAATGTTGATAGTCAGTATGCAATTTTCGTTCCTGCGGGAACTTGGCATAATGTAATTAATATTGGCAATAGACCTTTAAAGGTATATACAATTTATGCGCCGCCTCATCACCCCAAGGGCACAGTTCATGCCACAAAGCAAGCTGCCCAGAAAAGCCATGATTAA
- a CDS encoding flavodoxin domain-containing protein gives MAKTAVIFCSEYGSTKKYAEYIAEKLQADLLSTAQAKDLSPYDTVIYGGGIYAGSLNGNEWLKKNQETLCNKKLVIFTCSFSDPQIARNTKYIREGLDKCLSPMLMDHAKIFCFHGALDYQHLKFAHKGMMKVLFQILKHKKERSLEEEAMLQTQVTPANFVDTTQADGLILYIKD, from the coding sequence ATGGCAAAAACAGCAGTGATATTTTGTTCCGAATACGGCAGTACAAAAAAATATGCAGAATATATTGCGGAAAAATTACAGGCTGATCTTCTTAGTACAGCACAAGCAAAGGATTTATCCCCCTATGATACCGTTATTTACGGCGGAGGCATTTATGCAGGGTCTTTAAATGGCAATGAGTGGTTGAAAAAAAACCAAGAGACGTTATGCAATAAAAAATTGGTGATTTTTACTTGCAGCTTTTCAGATCCTCAAATAGCAAGAAACACAAAATATATCAGAGAGGGTTTAGATAAGTGCCTTTCCCCAATGCTCATGGATCACGCAAAAATCTTTTGTTTTCATGGAGCATTGGATTATCAACATTTGAAATTCGCTCACAAAGGAATGATGAAAGTTCTATTTCAAATTTTGAAACATAAAAAAGAACGCAGCCTTGAGGAAGAGGCGATGCTTCAAACCCAGGTTACCCCTGCGAATTTTGTGGATACCACTCAAGCAGACGGATTAATATTATATATAAAGGATTGA
- a CDS encoding diguanylate cyclase domain-containing protein, translating to MELFETISKEKNIRRINRFVQKYNAWDVEGTELSLSIGIWDFHDKKRKTIEDILDLADKAMYKNKIK from the coding sequence ATCGAATTATTTGAAACAATCAGTAAAGAAAAAAATATTCGAAGGATTAACCGTTTTGTGCAGAAATATAATGCATGGGATGTGGAGGGGACGGAATTATCTCTGAGCATTGGCATATGGGATTTCCATGACAAGAAACGAAAGACGATAGAGGATATCTTGGATCTTGCGGACAAAGCCATGTACAAAAATAAGATAAAATAG
- a CDS encoding arsenate reductase family protein, which yields MSLVFLHYPKCSTSNKAKKWLDCANIEYFQRHMVEQNPSAEELEFWWKLSGLPLKRFFNTSGLLYKELNLKDKLPQMSEEEQLELLGTNGMLVKRPLVIGEDFVLVGFQEKEWEKLKNN from the coding sequence ATGAGTCTCGTTTTTTTACATTACCCAAAATGCAGTACCAGCAACAAAGCAAAAAAATGGTTGGATTGTGCTAATATAGAATATTTTCAGCGTCACATGGTTGAACAAAACCCCTCCGCAGAGGAGTTGGAATTTTGGTGGAAGTTAAGCGGCTTACCCTTAAAGAGATTTTTCAATACCAGCGGTCTTTTATACAAGGAACTGAATCTAAAGGATAAACTCCCTCAAATGAGCGAAGAGGAGCAGCTTGAACTTTTAGGCACAAACGGTATGCTGGTAAAACGCCCTCTGGTAATTGGAGAAGATTTTGTGTTGGTAGGTTTTCAGGAAAAGGAATGGGAGAAATTAAAGAATAACTGA
- a CDS encoding immunoglobulin-like domain-containing protein has product MKKCLIFLISVLMFLFTGCGSSNSEGTAYTEVNTQEGITLSLKEDTLKSSAGTFILTNDTKEAVSYGAKEYHFEQMKDGQWQEFAGTAQANWSDEEVALESGASTELSYNWKTFCGNTTKGEQYRLIIFVNESPVAVEFTGA; this is encoded by the coding sequence ATGAAAAAGTGTTTGATTTTTTTGATTTCAGTATTGATGTTTCTTTTCACAGGCTGTGGCAGTAGTAATAGTGAAGGTACTGCTTACACAGAAGTGAATACACAGGAGGGAATTACTCTTTCCTTAAAAGAGGATACACTAAAAAGTTCCGCAGGTACGTTTATCCTTACCAATGATACGAAGGAAGCAGTAAGCTATGGTGCCAAGGAATATCACTTTGAACAAATGAAGGATGGCCAGTGGCAGGAATTTGCGGGAACTGCCCAGGCAAATTGGAGTGATGAAGAGGTTGCCCTGGAAAGTGGAGCTTCCACGGAGTTAAGCTATAACTGGAAGACCTTCTGTGGTAATACTACAAAAGGCGAACAATACCGTCTGATTATTTTTGTGAATGAAAGCCCAGTTGCCGTGGAATTTACCGGCGCTTAA